In Arthrobacter alpinus, a single window of DNA contains:
- a CDS encoding tyrosine-type recombinase/integrase, with translation MASTRRLPSGKYQGRYRDGNGKPQSAGVFPREKAALKAAIVKEEASRTGGWRDPAAGERPWGDWCEEWWPTRKLENSTEKNERSALEQHIMPKWGETPLGEITRQDGRKWIAELKVTERAPTAAELKRREELEYKPVVKLLAASTVQRIFGIFSASLMAAVDAEIIQANPLYKLALPQRPPAQERYLTKAEYQSLDAVLDSKRDAAIVGLLVGTGMRWGEAMGLHTHRIDRERGMIHIVETWDSTSGQIKPYPKGKLARSVSLESWVAELLDELGLSETASCGHVHAAGRCRSGLALHGPGRMTILDNWRKRVWTPATKLSKLDPLRPHDLRHTYASWLLQAGVSLAEVSRLLGHASQTTTQRYAHLAELPVEHVSAALRLPSVRTAGHATDVPQTEVPARYTGLRLVQ, from the coding sequence ATGGCCTCAACCAGGCGACTGCCATCGGGCAAGTATCAAGGCCGCTACCGCGACGGCAACGGGAAACCCCAATCCGCAGGAGTGTTCCCCCGCGAGAAGGCAGCGCTGAAAGCCGCCATCGTCAAGGAAGAAGCCTCCAGGACGGGCGGTTGGCGCGACCCAGCGGCCGGCGAGCGCCCGTGGGGTGACTGGTGTGAGGAATGGTGGCCGACGAGGAAGCTTGAGAACTCGACGGAGAAGAATGAGCGCTCGGCTTTGGAGCAGCACATCATGCCGAAGTGGGGCGAGACCCCTTTGGGTGAGATCACGAGGCAGGACGGACGGAAGTGGATTGCCGAGCTGAAGGTTACCGAGCGGGCTCCCACGGCGGCCGAGTTGAAGCGTCGGGAGGAACTTGAGTACAAGCCGGTGGTCAAGCTTCTGGCGGCGTCAACAGTGCAGCGGATCTTTGGGATCTTCTCGGCCTCGCTGATGGCTGCCGTTGATGCGGAGATCATTCAGGCCAACCCGCTCTACAAGCTGGCTCTCCCCCAGCGGCCGCCGGCTCAGGAACGCTATCTCACCAAGGCCGAGTATCAATCATTGGATGCGGTGCTGGATTCCAAGCGTGACGCGGCCATCGTCGGACTGCTCGTTGGAACTGGCATGCGATGGGGTGAAGCCATGGGCCTACACACCCACCGCATTGACCGCGAGCGCGGCATGATCCATATCGTGGAGACGTGGGACAGTACGTCCGGGCAGATCAAGCCCTACCCGAAGGGGAAGCTAGCAAGAAGCGTCTCGCTGGAGAGTTGGGTAGCTGAACTGCTGGATGAGCTCGGACTGTCTGAGACGGCGAGCTGTGGCCACGTTCATGCAGCTGGGCGGTGCCGGTCCGGGTTGGCGCTTCATGGTCCGGGCCGGATGACGATCTTGGACAACTGGCGCAAACGTGTGTGGACGCCGGCAACTAAGCTTTCAAAGCTTGACCCGCTACGTCCGCATGATCTTCGACACACCTACGCTTCGTGGCTGCTGCAGGCCGGCGTCTCTCTGGCGGAAGTCTCCCGCCTGTTGGGCCACGCCTCGCAAACGACGACGCAAAGGTACGCTCATCTGGCCGAGCTGCCAGTCGAACATGTGTCCGCAGCGCTCCGGCTCCCTAGTGTTCGAACTGCGGGCCATGCCACAGACGTGCCACAAACGGAAGTTCCGGCGCGCTACACGGGACTTCGCCTAGTGCAATAA
- a CDS encoding ImmA/IrrE family metallo-endopeptidase yields the protein MFDPWGTLRRLTHIHVSFVRMPDGAPGRTDGLRVIWLDKQLQQVERRCALAHELVHIELGHDGCQRPCIEHEVRVVTARNLIPIGNLCQHAAWARSVQELAEELWVTADVLTDRLGSLTADETAQLSLVEHQNR from the coding sequence ATGTTCGATCCTTGGGGGACGCTGCGGCGACTAACGCATATCCACGTCTCTTTTGTCCGCATGCCTGATGGCGCGCCAGGGCGAACAGATGGCCTCCGCGTGATCTGGCTGGACAAGCAACTCCAGCAGGTCGAACGCCGCTGTGCACTCGCTCACGAGCTTGTCCATATCGAGCTCGGACACGACGGCTGCCAACGGCCATGCATCGAACACGAGGTGCGCGTTGTAACCGCGCGGAACCTAATCCCTATAGGGAACCTCTGTCAGCATGCTGCCTGGGCGCGAAGCGTCCAGGAGCTGGCCGAGGAACTATGGGTCACGGCAGACGTTCTCACAGACCGTCTGGGCTCACTCACAGCCGACGAGACGGCACAGCTGTCTCTTGTCGAGCATCAAAACCGCTAG
- a CDS encoding helix-turn-helix domain-containing protein — MISTNTGLLAIGDLWMELRDRKMLQRLMIVQGVSNRSLAKIAGWKSHSYMNRLVSGEAKNLEPEPALRIAKFLGVGVEDLFLTKVEHNSVRSGSISTPYATKHKKKVTA, encoded by the coding sequence GTGATTTCTACCAACACCGGCCTACTAGCGATTGGAGATCTCTGGATGGAACTCAGGGACCGAAAGATGCTGCAGCGGCTCATGATCGTCCAGGGGGTTTCGAATCGTAGCCTCGCCAAGATTGCTGGATGGAAATCACACAGCTACATGAACCGCCTCGTCAGTGGCGAAGCGAAGAACCTAGAGCCGGAGCCGGCTTTGCGCATAGCAAAGTTCCTGGGCGTCGGGGTGGAGGATCTTTTTTTGACCAAAGTGGAACACAATTCTGTACGAAGTGGATCGATATCCACTCCGTATGCGACAAAACACAAGAAGAAGGTGACGGCATGA
- a CDS encoding helix-turn-helix domain-containing protein has protein sequence MSLQLVDDFRPMSGRMKPRLNPAEAAEISRRHPVTVRRALIAEQLHGSQSGPGGRWLIREECLDAWIDGVKCEHHVNVTPIRRRVGKQLKAVTRK, from the coding sequence ATGAGTCTGCAACTCGTTGATGATTTCCGGCCGATGTCTGGGCGGATGAAGCCGCGGCTGAATCCGGCGGAGGCGGCGGAAATTTCGCGCCGGCATCCGGTGACTGTGCGTAGGGCTTTGATAGCCGAGCAGCTGCACGGATCACAGTCAGGGCCCGGTGGTCGGTGGCTGATCCGTGAGGAGTGCTTGGACGCATGGATTGACGGCGTGAAGTGCGAGCACCACGTGAACGTAACGCCAATCCGTCGCCGTGTTGGCAAACAGCTCAAGGCTGTCACCCGCAAATAG
- a CDS encoding DUF7322 domain-containing protein: MAAVVRPSERVASRRRRAFLWLPLLVAGALVSLAGGPMITVFNSLDTAGLALMVGGLVGFIREVEK; this comes from the coding sequence ATGGCCGCCGTGGTTCGCCCGTCTGAGCGGGTAGCGTCCCGGCGCCGTCGCGCTTTCCTCTGGCTGCCGTTACTTGTAGCCGGCGCCCTGGTCTCCCTCGCTGGTGGCCCAATGATCACAGTTTTCAATTCCCTTGACACAGCCGGCCTTGCCTTGATGGTGGGCGGCCTCGTCGGGTTCATCCGAGAGGTAGAGAAGTAA
- a CDS encoding ParB/RepB/Spo0J family partition protein encodes MTTRFEEIAIEKVRANKANIREDLGDLERLTEEIRTMGVVSPVVVYPHPELEGDYLVKDGHRRRQASINAGKSFLPCIVEEASARGEMDDIEAMLTTGRNHLALSVLEEAQGFQRLDLEGVKKLQELEDAGQPGLYDRVVGDIGSGDKRYTLDLERTIARAQQEQAKAELQERMESLGAPEAPDDATYSNKWDWVRDVEGEELSAEVHVTAGHYWSIAGYGTPEIRWYAPLAVAKPDISEAEKEHKKQLRALNAELGLSYTVRRQFIANQIRSKDGAGEVADHELLFDLLWGDILKMDEETLGDISGIHKPSDAEGYAEENAWRDRVKVVLQKMTWRQLARAATYGQQKDTDRQLRFAKNFDRTVYDWSNRRSWLEQAQTHFGYRFDQAEQDVLELFKTKGGSYSSRSLTEGTNRRVEEDVTVIKDDGAEQ; translated from the coding sequence ATGACAACACGCTTTGAAGAAATAGCGATAGAGAAGGTCCGGGCGAACAAGGCCAATATCCGTGAGGACCTTGGTGACTTGGAGCGACTGACGGAGGAGATTCGCACGATGGGCGTTGTCTCGCCCGTGGTTGTGTACCCACATCCCGAGCTTGAAGGCGACTACCTGGTCAAGGATGGACACCGCCGCCGTCAGGCATCCATCAATGCCGGCAAGTCTTTCCTGCCCTGCATCGTTGAGGAAGCTTCGGCGCGGGGCGAGATGGACGACATCGAGGCCATGCTCACCACTGGCCGCAATCACCTCGCACTGTCCGTCTTGGAGGAAGCTCAGGGCTTCCAACGCCTGGACTTGGAGGGCGTAAAGAAGCTCCAAGAACTGGAGGACGCAGGCCAGCCGGGTTTGTATGACCGAGTGGTGGGGGACATCGGAAGCGGGGACAAGCGCTACACGCTGGATCTAGAGCGCACCATTGCCCGGGCCCAGCAGGAGCAGGCCAAGGCGGAGCTGCAGGAACGCATGGAATCACTCGGTGCCCCGGAAGCTCCGGATGATGCCACGTACTCAAACAAGTGGGACTGGGTCCGCGACGTCGAGGGCGAAGAACTGTCCGCCGAAGTTCACGTGACCGCTGGTCATTACTGGTCCATCGCAGGTTACGGGACGCCGGAGATCCGCTGGTACGCACCGTTGGCAGTGGCCAAGCCGGACATTTCGGAGGCGGAGAAGGAACACAAGAAGCAACTCCGAGCACTGAATGCGGAACTGGGGTTGAGCTACACGGTGCGCCGCCAATTCATAGCGAACCAGATCCGTTCCAAGGACGGCGCCGGCGAAGTCGCGGACCACGAGCTGTTGTTCGATCTGTTGTGGGGAGACATTCTCAAAATGGACGAGGAGACCCTGGGTGACATCAGCGGCATTCACAAGCCCTCTGATGCTGAGGGGTACGCCGAGGAGAACGCTTGGCGCGATCGGGTCAAGGTGGTCTTGCAGAAGATGACGTGGCGCCAGCTGGCCCGGGCGGCGACCTATGGCCAGCAGAAAGATACTGACCGGCAACTGCGATTCGCGAAAAACTTCGACCGCACCGTCTACGACTGGTCGAATCGTCGGTCTTGGCTGGAGCAAGCCCAGACGCACTTTGGATACCGGTTCGACCAGGCAGAGCAAGACGTCTTGGAACTGTTCAAGACCAAGGGTGGCAGTTACTCCAGCCGCAGCCTGACAGAGGGCACAAACCGGCGCGTCGAAGAAGACGTCACGGTCATCAAAGATGACGGAGCCGAGCAGTGA
- a CDS encoding DNA polymerase III subunit beta — translation MSIEVLSIAPTQALTQDQPDLVMTAKASAWLDALRAVGVAIGTRPPVPICAYVLVRFSATGEGVTLTGTDYTTRVTAQVASAIGTGAKQGTAAIPYNWLQRTIRTLTRTDATADVTVSTMGLMGERMATVKAAGYTIPLVTGPVNDFPDDASHATLGTFTTNLDNFRATLDRVAHASSTDDTLPILTSIHLKGSTAGVHVMATDRYRLAFDLLKLENGETTPNFSFNLRSQVWGKLSRILRGETIGISVLATSERSRVFPGAGIEALEIRTKGLTVQIVATDGEYPKIQTLTQYSAGATAVVSRNELLRQARIAEELSARNLPAEVHISASGLSVTPGLDDFQEGTRAPRIPSTFWAHTNTVSDVVTAFNPRYFLEAVKAFVGVEDLKITLGASGDGVAVAKPVTITAADKKHDDEATFRTMVMPVRLPNTAV, via the coding sequence ATGAGCATAGAAGTTCTGAGTATTGCCCCAACCCAAGCGTTGACACAGGACCAGCCTGACCTTGTCATGACCGCCAAGGCGTCCGCATGGTTGGACGCTTTGAGGGCTGTCGGAGTCGCCATCGGCACTCGCCCACCCGTGCCGATCTGCGCCTACGTCCTCGTTCGATTCTCAGCCACCGGTGAAGGCGTGACCCTGACCGGAACGGACTACACCACCCGCGTCACCGCTCAAGTCGCCTCTGCCATCGGAACAGGCGCCAAGCAAGGAACAGCGGCAATCCCATACAACTGGCTCCAACGCACCATCCGCACCCTGACCAGGACAGACGCAACCGCTGACGTCACAGTCTCCACCATGGGCCTCATGGGCGAAAGGATGGCCACCGTCAAAGCAGCCGGCTACACCATCCCCCTAGTCACCGGACCAGTCAACGACTTCCCAGACGACGCAAGCCACGCAACCCTCGGCACATTCACCACCAACCTAGACAACTTCCGAGCCACCCTCGACCGCGTCGCCCACGCATCATCCACCGACGACACCCTGCCAATACTGACCAGCATCCACCTCAAAGGCAGCACCGCCGGCGTCCACGTCATGGCAACAGACCGCTACCGCCTCGCCTTCGACCTCCTCAAACTCGAAAACGGCGAAACAACACCAAACTTCAGCTTCAACCTGCGCTCGCAGGTGTGGGGCAAGTTGTCGAGGATTCTCCGAGGGGAAACGATCGGTATATCCGTGCTGGCCACGAGCGAGCGAAGCCGCGTCTTCCCGGGAGCCGGGATCGAAGCTTTGGAGATCCGCACCAAGGGCTTGACAGTGCAGATCGTGGCCACGGATGGCGAGTACCCGAAGATTCAGACCTTGACTCAGTACTCGGCCGGCGCCACGGCAGTGGTGAGCCGCAACGAGCTGCTGAGGCAGGCTCGAATAGCCGAGGAACTGTCGGCACGTAACCTCCCGGCCGAAGTGCACATATCTGCCTCGGGCTTGTCGGTTACTCCCGGACTCGACGACTTCCAGGAAGGGACTCGGGCACCTCGAATTCCTTCAACTTTCTGGGCCCACACCAACACCGTGAGCGACGTGGTGACGGCATTCAACCCCCGCTACTTCCTCGAGGCCGTAAAAGCGTTCGTTGGCGTCGAGGACCTAAAGATCACCCTGGGCGCCTCAGGTGACGGGGTGGCAGTAGCCAAGCCTGTCACCATCACGGCCGCCGACAAGAAACACGACGACGAAGCCACCTTCCGGACCATGGTCATGCCCGTCCGTCTCCCGAATACGGCGGTCTGA
- a CDS encoding GlsB/YeaQ/YmgE family stress response membrane protein gives MGFIGWIILGLIAGAIAKAIKPGEQGGGWLATLVLGVVGAILGGWIGSAIFDVGINSFWSLSTWLLAIGGSFIVLIIWGLLTRKKA, from the coding sequence ATGGGTTTCATTGGTTGGATTATTTTGGGTCTGATTGCTGGTGCTATCGCGAAAGCGATCAAACCGGGTGAGCAGGGTGGCGGCTGGCTCGCTACCTTGGTGCTTGGTGTTGTTGGCGCTATTTTGGGTGGCTGGATTGGTAGCGCGATTTTCGACGTTGGTATCAACTCGTTCTGGTCGCTATCGACGTGGTTGCTCGCGATTGGCGGTTCGTTTATTGTCCTGATTATTTGGGGTTTGTTGACGCGCAAGAAAGCCTGA
- a CDS encoding HNH endonuclease → MSWLKQSDVSANHPITLRALEMEDADDRILNEVYGWVNRCATQSAAHDQDYIVTKGTAVAMAGSFSRFEALAAAAIFCGYLTEVMITVEGENRKAFKLVEEEDLFHMILKADKDWTQQRQADNRDLAKTGPVRLRDGDACRYCGRVVGWGADRKSVRWGSIDHVVPGEPGTVATMVVCCGQCNSKRKNDPNSIWKTLPIPSEPHIGPATAAWLTDKCGIPTKPTYTRIPTESVTPAPVNGQQATEVPPAVEQPTVAVPVEDEATEAPSGPSSDSAASTPDHAVENLGETEQQPAPEIKSEIKTDHGLISDEESGRSGYAGSGRDGSGQVGLGAMLPAHHGSDAKQLSSPNSSEHPQPSAQRKKNRRRARQRNRKGNPNV, encoded by the coding sequence GTGTCTTGGCTCAAACAGTCTGACGTCTCCGCGAATCATCCGATCACGCTGCGGGCCTTGGAGATGGAAGATGCGGACGATCGAATACTCAACGAGGTCTATGGCTGGGTGAATCGCTGCGCTACACAGTCCGCGGCACATGACCAGGACTACATAGTGACCAAAGGAACCGCCGTCGCCATGGCCGGCAGCTTCAGCCGGTTCGAGGCTCTGGCAGCGGCAGCGATATTCTGCGGCTACCTTACTGAAGTCATGATCACGGTGGAGGGCGAGAATCGCAAGGCCTTCAAACTTGTGGAGGAGGAAGACCTCTTCCACATGATCCTGAAGGCTGACAAGGACTGGACGCAGCAGCGTCAGGCGGATAACCGCGACTTGGCCAAGACCGGCCCGGTGCGGCTCCGCGACGGGGACGCCTGCAGGTATTGCGGTCGTGTGGTCGGCTGGGGCGCCGACAGGAAGTCCGTGCGCTGGGGCAGCATCGATCACGTTGTGCCTGGCGAACCGGGCACCGTGGCAACGATGGTGGTCTGCTGCGGTCAATGCAACTCCAAGCGCAAGAACGACCCGAACAGTATCTGGAAGACACTACCGATACCGTCCGAGCCGCACATTGGACCGGCCACAGCAGCCTGGCTGACCGATAAGTGCGGCATACCGACCAAACCCACCTACACGCGAATACCCACCGAATCTGTAACTCCTGCACCGGTCAACGGCCAGCAGGCAACTGAGGTACCGCCCGCCGTCGAGCAGCCCACTGTGGCAGTTCCGGTTGAGGACGAGGCAACGGAAGCACCATCCGGCCCGTCCAGCGACTCAGCAGCCAGCACCCCGGACCATGCAGTCGAGAACCTGGGGGAAACGGAGCAACAGCCGGCCCCAGAAATCAAATCAGAAATCAAAACGGATCACGGGTTAATCAGTGATGAGGAGTCTGGCAGATCTGGATATGCCGGGTCGGGTCGGGACGGGTCGGGTCAGGTTGGGTTGGGAGCCATGCTCCCCGCTCATCATGGCTCTGACGCTAAACAACTATCGTCACCCAACTCTTCAGAGCATCCTCAACCATCCGCTCAAAGGAAGAAGAACCGCCGTCGTGCCCGTCAACGTAACCGAAAGGGGAATCCCAATGTTTGA
- a CDS encoding terminase small subunit — translation MVKKRPTNISARNTEPPTDLPEAAATVWREIMASSDLAGTVDRSALEAFCTLMARLREARQRVEDEGMVVKDPRGRVIPHPALAVERQTAEQIRAWGDRFAPLVKPVRKRGYMADATATSIANATHLSAAKYAGPIAALKTLAWMIDEAQRESMEALQKAMTTTVPNYLKACTELQITPASIPALVGAETPKESKGSTVTNMREAAEKRRAG, via the coding sequence ATGGTGAAGAAACGCCCAACCAACATCTCTGCCAGGAACACCGAACCGCCGACAGATCTGCCCGAAGCCGCCGCGACCGTATGGCGCGAGATCATGGCCAGCAGCGATTTAGCCGGCACCGTGGACAGGTCAGCCCTCGAGGCGTTCTGCACACTTATGGCCCGACTCCGAGAAGCCCGCCAGAGGGTCGAGGACGAAGGCATGGTGGTCAAGGATCCCCGCGGGCGCGTCATCCCTCACCCGGCGCTCGCCGTCGAACGCCAGACTGCAGAGCAGATCCGTGCATGGGGAGACCGCTTTGCCCCGCTGGTGAAGCCGGTCCGGAAACGCGGCTACATGGCGGACGCCACGGCAACCTCGATTGCCAACGCCACGCACCTCTCCGCAGCAAAATACGCCGGCCCCATTGCGGCCCTCAAAACTCTCGCCTGGATGATCGACGAAGCCCAGCGCGAAAGCATGGAAGCACTACAAAAAGCCATGACAACCACCGTCCCCAACTACCTCAAGGCGTGCACAGAACTGCAGATCACCCCCGCATCGATCCCCGCACTCGTGGGGGCCGAAACCCCCAAGGAATCAAAGGGCTCAACGGTGACGAACATGCGTGAGGCGGCAGAGAAGCGTCGTGCAGGCTAA